A genomic window from Stigmatopora argus isolate UIUO_Sarg chromosome 13, RoL_Sarg_1.0, whole genome shotgun sequence includes:
- the tmem223 gene encoding transmembrane protein 223: MSLLRICGTLCQLRPIAIQRREALLRSKFSLSDMLFRPAHVYFAGPGHRILAHRGLCTSTQLSRDITLFYHDRTAFFRLLSVFCGGQLVFWTYLAHFAYTGLRDTGTKARDSGKTKAPTSTALAGMWSFEMNLGSNMWRYGFTLGCGTIGVGILGLGILFCRRSVSQVVLHQGGRMVTVTTQSPLGKGRGWKINAPLSQVACHAHRQESPSFIPLKIKGHKFYFLLDKEGTIKNTKIFDVTVGAYRPL; encoded by the coding sequence ATGAGTTTACTCCGAATTTGCGGGACACTATGTCAGCTCCGACCGATCGCTATCCAGCGAAGGGAGGCGTTGCTGCGGTCAAAGTTTTCCCTGAGCGACATGTTATTCCGTCCTGCCCATGTATATTTTGCCGGACCGGGGCACCGTATTCTCGCCCACCGCGGCCTCTGTACTTCCACTCAGCTGTCCAGAGACATCACGCTATTCTACCACGACAGGACAGCCTTCTTCCGCCTTCTGTCCGTCTTCTGCGGGGGCCAATTGGTTTTCTGGACGTACCTGGCCCACTTTGCCTACACCGGCCTCAGAGACACGGGGACCAAAGCTCGGGACTCTGGGAAAACAAAAGCCCCCACCAGCACCGCCTTGGCTGGGATGTGGAGTTTTGAAATGAACCTGGGCTCCAACATGTGGAGATATGGCTTTACGCTGGGATGTGGGACAATAGGAGTTGGCATACTGGGATTGGGAATTCTGTTCTGTCGGCGGTCTGTCTCTCAGGTGGTTCTACATCAAGGGGGAAGGATGGTGACGGTGACCACCCAGTCACCACTAGGAAAGGGCCGAGGCTGGAAAATAAATGCCCCGTTGTCCCAGGTCGCTTGTCACGCTCACAGACAAGAGTCGCCCTCGTTCATCCCCCTCAAAATCAAGGGGCACAAGTTCTACTTTCTACTGGATAAAGAAGGCACTATTAAGAACACTAAAATTTTTGATGTGACTGTAGGGGCATACCGACCTCTATAA